The Heliorestis convoluta genome includes the window ATTAGAAGATTCGGGGTTGGAGCTTTTTGATATTCAACACTTTATTGAGACTGGCAGTTGCCTACGCGAGTTTCGCTGTTTCTGTCAGGTCCCCGATGCCACTGTTCACTCAGAGCTCAAGACGGAGATTGCCTTTCTCTGGGATGCCAGAATGACGGCTTCATCTCTTTATGAACCTGTTGAGACTTCGAAACAATTTTTAGAAGACACCCATAATCTAAAGCAAGTTGGTCCCTTTAAGAGGAGCCAGTTAAGTGGTCCTATTCTAGAGTTAGAGATTAAATATTATTTTCCCGCAAAAGATTTTCAGTGGGCTGGTTTTTTGTCGAGAAGGGTACAGAGCATTATCAGCCACATGGTTGAACCGCAGAACTCTCCAGAAGTCAACTTTGAAATTTCTGTAGACTCAGATCAACAAGTTCAGATTCATCGAGCCTACGCAATCTATCGTTGGCCCATACAGTTAGATAGTTATGAAACGCATTTCGATGCTTTAGGCAATGAAATCTCACGAATTTTAGAGGCGATGCATCATTCTGGCCACTTTGAGGAGTCTTTATAGCGATGGATAACAAAGTCATCTTGCAAAGTCGTCCTTTTTCAACGGGACTCGGCTATGATGTCGTTGCTTATGAGCCTGATGCAACCGTGGCCGATTATGAGAGAGCGGTAGAAGATTTTTTTACGCAAGCGCGATGGACTGTATTACGACAGTCTAAGCAAGAACAGCAAGGGTGGGACCATTGTTTTGGTTGCCCCCTTTGCTGCTCTGAACGAATCCCCCTTACGATAGGCGATGTTGTGCGTTTGGTTTCTGCCCTTCCCGGAAAAGATGAGCATAATAGTTTCGTCCGTAGCAGGGATCTAGAAGAAGTCTTGCGTACTTTTGCTCAAATCGATTGTCTGGGGGGCGCCGTCGATATCACACTGAAGCGCAATGAAGAGGGTCAATGCATTCTTTTTGATAAGCAGCGAAATTGTTGTCGACATCATGCTTTGCGTCCCCTTGTATGTAGAACTTTTTTCTGCTCCTTCTTGTCCCATCGCGCAGAAAAGCTTCGTCTGCGTTTGATCAATGCCGGTGAAGATGAACTTGTAAGGATAAACTTACGGTTGAATCTTTTACCTGATCTATTGCAAGAAAAAGTCTCAATAGAAGATTATCCCACTACAACTTGGTCTGCAGGATATAATCTAGATCAAGATAAATTCTCTAAAGACATAGAAAGTATTGTGCAATTAGAACCTTTTACTGTGTCTCTTGGTCTTGTCAGGTTAAACAGATAATGGTATGCTTGTGTTAAAAAATTAGTCCTGTAAAGGGGTTGGGACGGGTGTTGGAATTCCAGACCCGAGAACTCGGCTCATCGAATGTGCTTGATGTTAGAGGGGAAATCGACGGTTTAGGATTGGAACGATTTAAAGCAGGTCTGGCTGAAGCAGGCAAAGGCGAAAGCAAAGCAGTTATTCTGAACTTTACCGATGTCATGTTCATTAGCAGCTCAGGTCTAGGTGCCTTGGTCGCATTTTACAAGCAATTGCGCTCACAAAACCGAAGGCTTATTGTCTATGGCTTGCGTGATGTGATTCGTCAAGTTTTTGAGATAGTGCGACTTAATAAAGTGATTATACTCGTCGATACAGAGAAAGATGCATTGAGTTTGCTTGAGATAGAGGAGTGACTCATAGATGGACTTTCTAACTTTAAATCCCATGCAAATCGATGCGTTGAAAGAAGTTGGCAATGTAGGAGCTGGCAATGCCGCCACTGCGCTGTCTCAAATGGTACAACGAACCATTGATATGAAAGTTCCGGCGTTGAAAGTAGTGCCTTTTCAACAAGTAGCTGATCATATGGGTGGCGATGAAACTATTGTGGTAGGCGTATATCTTCGCGTGGACGGCGTGGCGCCAGCAAATATTCTTTTTGCTTTAACCGAAGATTCTGCTAGAAGAATGGTTGATTTGCTTCTAGGTTTGCCCCCGGGAACGACAGCCACATTGGGAGAGATGGAAAGTTCGGCTCTGCAAGAAGTGGGGAACATTTTAGCAGGCACCTATTTGAATGCGCTTTCTATGTTTACCAATATTACTTTTGAGTCTTCTGTGCCTGCTCTTGCTGTTGATATGGCGGCGGCTATTATTAGCGTCGTTTTGACGACAATCGCAGAAGTAGGAGATCATGCCATGCTTTTAGAGACAGAATTTCATGGCTTGGATATTGAAGTGCGAGGGACGCTTTATTTGATTCCAGAAGAAGGATCTTTAGAACGCATCTTGAGTTCATTAGGTTTGGCCTAACATTAAAGGGTATCTAGCTAGAAAGGGCGTAAACACATGGACATGATTGAGTTGGATTTGGTAAACCGTTATGGTGAGTTAGCCCGTGTCCATCGCTTGATTGATGAACTGGGTCTGAAAAATCATTGGGATCAGGCTGTAATATTTCAATTAAAGCTAGCTCTATCAGAAGCGATTAACAATGTAATCAATCATGGATATGGAGGAGAAGGTGACAAGCCGATTACGCTTCGAGTTATTGTAAAGGCAGAACAGATAGAGATTCAAATTTTTGATCAGGGGAAAAGTTTTCTAATTCATGAGCGTGAAGCCAAGACCCCTCCTCCTTGTAGTGAAAGTGGTAGGGGTATTTTTTTGATTTTCCACTGTATGGACAAAGCTCATTCTGCTCGAAGAGGGAACTGGAACGAATTAACTTTGGTTAAAGAGCTCAGAAAAAGCTGCTAAAGCACATGAAATGCTTTTTTGCGCTGGATTACCAGTAAATGCATCTCTTTTTTACTTTTATTGCACCATCTACGAGGGTATTGTATAATTGAGCCTACGGTGTTTTCGAGCCCGTAAAGGAGGTGTTGTTACAATGATCACAAAAGATATGAGTATTGGTGATACCGTTTCAAAATTCCCACAAGTTGTACCTGTATTCATGAGCTTTGGAATGGGTTGCCTCGGTTGCTCTGCTGCTCGATTTGAGAATATTGAGCAAGGTGCTCGTGCTCATGGTGTAGATGTAGATAAATTGATTGCAGAATTGAACCGTGTAGCCAGCCAAGGTGAAGAAAAGTAATTATTGAATGCAAAAAAGAAGGATTTCTCACTGAAGTGAGAAATCCTTCTTTTTTGCATTATTCAGTTTATTTGGACCTTACAATCGTCGAGAAAGCCCTTTGTTGTGGTGAATATTTTTGCAATTACAACTTATTTGTAATATGTTGCACAAAGTCGCTTGTGCCAAGTATAATTAGATTATCATTTTACGAATAAATCGGGAGGAGAACAGCATCATGACAAAATACAACATTCCCGTACAAGTACCTGTCGGTGTTTCTAATAAACATATTCATCTCTCCCAGAATCATCTAGAACAACTTTTTGGACCCGGTCATAAGTTGACTGAATTGAAACCTCTTTATCAACCTGGACATTATGCATGCAAAGAAGTTCTTACCATTGCTGGTCCTAAAGGTATTATTCCCAATGTACGGGTGCTTGGTCCTCTTCGTTCTCAAACACAAGTGGAAGTATCTCGTACCGACTCTTATTTACTAGGAATTAAGCCACCTCTTCGTGACTCCGGAGACCTAGAAGGCTCAGCTGGCTGTATCTTAATGGGTCCGAAAGGAACAGTTGTCTTAGAAGAAGGCGTAATTATAGCAGCCAGACACATTCATTGTAGCCCTGAAGAAGCAGAAGCGCTTCAACTGAAGGATAAAGACCGTGTCAATCTTAGTGTGGCAGGCGAAAGATCGGTTATCTTTAACAATGTGCTAGTACGAGTAGCACATGGCTTGCGTTTAGAGCTTCATGTTGATACTGACGAGGCGAATGCTTCCTTCTTAGGTAATAGCGATTTCGCTTATATTCTTGAAAAGTCTACAGAAAAAGAAGCGATTCCGCTTGTAGTAAAAGAGTTCCAAAAAGTTTAAAAATCGGGTGCAATGAAGAAGAAAAAAACATGGTATAATCTTAAGTGGCTACATTTTATTTGGTAGTCACTTTTTTGTTCTATTGCTATATTATGTGGGAGAGAGGAAAGAAGGGAATACTGTGCGACAAGTAGGCATTGATTATGTCAATATTGGTGATGTTCTTGAACGACCTATATTCGCAGCGGATGGCCAAGTTCTTTTGGGGCGAGGCGTTGTATTGTCAGCAGGATATATCTCTAAATTGAGAAATCTTGGCATGACTGCCTTATACGTGAGAGATGAAAGATTTAGCGATATAGAGATTCGAGATGTTGTCACCGAAGAGACTCGACGAAAAGTGTTACGCGGTTTAAAAGATTCCACGGACATGATTCGCAGTGGAAAGAACTTTGAAAGTAAAAAACTTAAAGACTCGGTTCATCAAGTCATAGAAGAAGTAACAGCCAATCACAGAGTATTAATTAGCTTTCCTGATATTCGAACGAATGAGAACCAACTGATGGCTCATAGTGTTCAAGTTTGTGTTCTTAGTACTTTACTGGGCATTGCTTGTGGACTTGATCGCTTTAGGCTTGCAGATCTAGCTACAGGAGCTCTTCTGCATGACGTAGGCATTACTTTGCTCCCCAAAGAGATTGCTGCTAAAAGCTTTTTGAAAATGACAGAGGATGAAAGAAAGTGCTTCAATGAACATACCACGAAAGGCTTTGAGCTTTTAAGGAAAAATGGAAATATTAACTTGCTATCGGCCCATGTGACCTATCAACATCATGAACATGTAGATGGTACAGGTTATCCACGAGGCATTGCTGGTGAGGAGATTCACCTTTTTGGTCGTATTACGGCAGTTTGTGACCTTTATGACAACTTGGTCAACGGTGGTTTAGAAGGCCGTAACTTGTTGCCTCACGAAGCTTGCGAATATCTTATGGCCCAGGCTGGCTCTCGTCTTGATGTAGAATTGGTGCGGCTTTTCTTAAAGAGCATCGCTGCTTACCCAACCGGTTCTTCGGTGCGTCTGTCTACAGGAGAAGTTGGTGTTGTTGTCGATCAGAACAGCTCTATGCCGATGCGTCCTGTAATTCGAGTTCTTGAAGAGCGCAGTCGTGTTATTGAGCCGATTGAGTACAACCTTATCACAGAAAAAACTGTTTTTATTGAAGAAGTATTTCGCTAATAGATTGTAACGTTAACAAGCTGGGCAATCTATCAGACAGAAGTCGATAGATCATATGCAGGCGAGTTGACGAATGAATATTTGGAAAAAGCGTATCAAAAGATGGTCCTATGAGATTACTGGGATTGCCCTCGGTTCTTTTATTTTTGCTTTCGGCCTTAACTATTTTATTATTGCCAATCGTTTAGCAGAAGGCGGCCTCACTGGTGTCGTACTGATTTTACACTATCTCTTTGATTGGCCTGTAGGGCTTACTTATCTTCTCTTGAACTTGCCTTTGTTTATAGCAGGGTGGCGTTTTTTAGGATCTGATTTTGCCTGGAAAACCCTTGTGGGTACAGTCTTTGTATCACTGGCCATTGAGCTGACAAAGCATTATCAAGCACCGATGACGGAAGACCTGCTTTTGGCTTCTTTATACGGTGGTGGTGCTGTTGGTCTTGGCCTTGGCATTATCTTTTATCTCGGAGGTAGTACAGGCGGCGCTGATGTTGTAGCTCGCTTTATCAATCATTACGGAGGCTGGCCGATTGGGCGAGGGTTGTTGCTCGTTGATACAATAGTGATTGTTGCAGTAGGCATTTTTTTTGGCTTGACTGTTGCTCTGTATACGCTCGTTGCTGTCTTTGTAGCCACAAGAGTGATTGATTTTGTCCAGGAAGGTGCTTATTCGGCCAAAGCTGCTACGATCATTTCTAAGAAAACCAAGATTATTGGAGAAGAAGTCGTTAGCAAGATGGGCAGAGGCGCTACTGTTTTTGTAGGCCGTGGAGCCTATACAGCACAGGAGAAGGACATTCTTTACTGTGTGGTAAGTCGAAGCGAACTCGTTCGTCTCAAAGCACTTGTCTATGAAGTAGATCCAACAGCTTTTATGATTATCAGCGATGTTCACGAAGTCTTTGGTGAAGGCTTTCGGCGATGGCCTTATAAAAGAAAAAGTGGTGCTGTAGATGGTTGAAAGGGAGTTAAGGGCCTCTGTAGAGGGGACTTCGGCTCTCTTTTTTCTTGTTCTGTTTGAATTTCTAATAGATGTTCAAGAACTTCTTTTTCCATCTTTTGACTTGCTTCTTGACTATATAAAAGCTGCTCTAAAGAACCGACCGTTGTTGTGAACATATTGATTTTTTCGTTCAGCAAGTCTAGCATATATTCCTCGATGGTATTGCGTGTACTTAAGTTGTAGACATGGACGTCTTTCTCTTGTCCAAGGCGATGAACGCGGCCGATTCTTTGTTCTAAACGCATAGGATTCCAGGGTAGATCGTAGTTGATCACTTGATGGCAGAATTGAAGATTAATTCCTTCACCACCAGACTCTGTCGAAAGAAGGACTGGGATGTCACTCTGGTAAAATTCACTTTGGGTAATAGAGCGGGTCCATCTACCTAAGCCACCATGGTACGTTAAAAAGGGAATCCCGTCACTTTGCAAATGCATGGCTAGGTAGTCCAAAGTTTGAAGATACTCCGTAAAGATAATTACTTTGTCTTTGCTGTTTTTGATAAATTCTGTAACTACACGTCCTTTGGCATTATGGCGAATTTTTTTGGCAAGAGGTATTAATTCTGTCAAGCCCATTGCTTCAATTGTCCCTAAAGCTGCAAAAGAGCTAGAGCAGACTTCGCGTAACAAGGTTAATAGACCGAGGACACTTTTTTTCTCTTCTTTACGACGTTGAAATTCGCTTCGTAGATATTGTACGACAGCATTATAGAGCACTCTTTCTGGCTCGGTCAGCTCAAGAGGTAGTAGATGAACTTTTCTTGGTGGTAGTTTTACTTCACATTCATGGCGATGATGACGAACCATAACTCCGGCAAGGATATCTTGTAACTCCTTAGGACTTTTTGGTTCTCTCTTGTTCTTCATAAAGGCGCTTTGAAAATCTCGAAAGACGCCGAAGTAGCCAGGGCGAAGGAGATCGACAAGATGATAAAGCTCTTTGAGATCGTTTTGCACAGGTGTTGCAGTTAATAACAAGAGGTTGCGGCATCGTATCGATCGAACGAATTGATAGTTGCTACTTCGTGGGTTCTTAAGCCTGTGGGCCTCATCAATAATTACAATATCATACTCGATAGATTGAATAAGCTCTGCATGAGGCGACCGTTTGGCCAGATCTAATGAAGCAACAACAAAAGGATGCCAGTTCCATCCATAATCCCGTTTGTTTACCCAGCAAGGGAATTCGAATTTGCTGCGCATTTCATGGGCCCATTGGCCTGTTAAGTTGGCGGGTGTAAGAATCAAAACTTTTTGTGCTTGTCCTCGATGTTGTAACTCTTTGGCAAAAAGGCCTGCTTCAATTGTTTTGCCCAATCCGACTTCATCGGCCAGAATGGCTCTACCAGCCATTGGATAAAGAGCTTTCCATGCTGCTTGTACCTGGTGGGGCAAGGGCTCGAAAGATAGCTGTTGCAAGCATTGTAAACGGCCCAATCTACTCATCCTTCCCAAGGTACTGAAAGTAATTATTTTATTCTTCTGCTTATATCAGTTTTTCATGTTTGGTAAATATTCGGCTGCTTATCTTTTCAATTAACAGGTGTATATCTCTGGTGAGTGTACATAATAAGAGAAGTCTATTAAAAAAACCTTGGACAGCCCATGGTAATTTTTGATAATATAACTTGAGAAAGAAATGACGTATAAGGAGGGCAACGGCCCTGTATATTCTTCTACCGGCTTACAATGAAGCAGCTAGTTTGCCAAAGCTATTGCAAAAATTTCACAGCCTTCGTCGGGATTATGAAGATCTGAAAATTGTTGTTGTTGACGATGGTTCACAAGACGAGACAGCGGCGATTGC containing:
- a CDS encoding YkgJ family cysteine cluster protein, with protein sequence MDNKVILQSRPFSTGLGYDVVAYEPDATVADYERAVEDFFTQARWTVLRQSKQEQQGWDHCFGCPLCCSERIPLTIGDVVRLVSALPGKDEHNSFVRSRDLEEVLRTFAQIDCLGGAVDITLKRNEEGQCILFDKQRNCCRHHALRPLVCRTFFCSFLSHRAEKLRLRLINAGEDELVRINLRLNLLPDLLQEKVSIEDYPTTTWSAGYNLDQDKFSKDIESIVQLEPFTVSLGLVRLNR
- a CDS encoding STAS domain-containing protein, translated to MLEFQTRELGSSNVLDVRGEIDGLGLERFKAGLAEAGKGESKAVILNFTDVMFISSSGLGALVAFYKQLRSQNRRLIVYGLRDVIRQVFEIVRLNKVIILVDTEKDALSLLEIEE
- a CDS encoding chemotaxis protein CheC, whose amino-acid sequence is MDFLTLNPMQIDALKEVGNVGAGNAATALSQMVQRTIDMKVPALKVVPFQQVADHMGGDETIVVGVYLRVDGVAPANILFALTEDSARRMVDLLLGLPPGTTATLGEMESSALQEVGNILAGTYLNALSMFTNITFESSVPALAVDMAAAIISVVLTTIAEVGDHAMLLETEFHGLDIEVRGTLYLIPEEGSLERILSSLGLA
- a CDS encoding ATP-binding protein yields the protein MDMIELDLVNRYGELARVHRLIDELGLKNHWDQAVIFQLKLALSEAINNVINHGYGGEGDKPITLRVIVKAEQIEIQIFDQGKSFLIHEREAKTPPPCSESGRGIFLIFHCMDKAHSARRGNWNELTLVKELRKSC
- a CDS encoding DUF1858 domain-containing protein, giving the protein MITKDMSIGDTVSKFPQVVPVFMSFGMGCLGCSAARFENIEQGARAHGVDVDKLIAELNRVASQGEEK
- the pduL gene encoding phosphate propanoyltransferase; translated protein: MTKYNIPVQVPVGVSNKHIHLSQNHLEQLFGPGHKLTELKPLYQPGHYACKEVLTIAGPKGIIPNVRVLGPLRSQTQVEVSRTDSYLLGIKPPLRDSGDLEGSAGCILMGPKGTVVLEEGVIIAARHIHCSPEEAEALQLKDKDRVNLSVAGERSVIFNNVLVRVAHGLRLELHVDTDEANASFLGNSDFAYILEKSTEKEAIPLVVKEFQKV
- a CDS encoding HD-GYP domain-containing protein, giving the protein MRQVGIDYVNIGDVLERPIFAADGQVLLGRGVVLSAGYISKLRNLGMTALYVRDERFSDIEIRDVVTEETRRKVLRGLKDSTDMIRSGKNFESKKLKDSVHQVIEEVTANHRVLISFPDIRTNENQLMAHSVQVCVLSTLLGIACGLDRFRLADLATGALLHDVGITLLPKEIAAKSFLKMTEDERKCFNEHTTKGFELLRKNGNINLLSAHVTYQHHEHVDGTGYPRGIAGEEIHLFGRITAVCDLYDNLVNGGLEGRNLLPHEACEYLMAQAGSRLDVELVRLFLKSIAAYPTGSSVRLSTGEVGVVVDQNSSMPMRPVIRVLEERSRVIEPIEYNLITEKTVFIEEVFR
- a CDS encoding YitT family protein, giving the protein MNIWKKRIKRWSYEITGIALGSFIFAFGLNYFIIANRLAEGGLTGVVLILHYLFDWPVGLTYLLLNLPLFIAGWRFLGSDFAWKTLVGTVFVSLAIELTKHYQAPMTEDLLLASLYGGGAVGLGLGIIFYLGGSTGGADVVARFINHYGGWPIGRGLLLVDTIVIVAVGIFFGLTVALYTLVAVFVATRVIDFVQEGAYSAKAATIISKKTKIIGEEVVSKMGRGATVFVGRGAYTAQEKDILYCVVSRSELVRLKALVYEVDPTAFMIISDVHEVFGEGFRRWPYKRKSGAVDG
- a CDS encoding DEAD/DEAH box helicase, producing MGRLQCLQQLSFEPLPHQVQAAWKALYPMAGRAILADEVGLGKTIEAGLFAKELQHRGQAQKVLILTPANLTGQWAHEMRSKFEFPCWVNKRDYGWNWHPFVVASLDLAKRSPHAELIQSIEYDIVIIDEAHRLKNPRSSNYQFVRSIRCRNLLLLTATPVQNDLKELYHLVDLLRPGYFGVFRDFQSAFMKNKREPKSPKELQDILAGVMVRHHRHECEVKLPPRKVHLLPLELTEPERVLYNAVVQYLRSEFQRRKEEKKSVLGLLTLLREVCSSSFAALGTIEAMGLTELIPLAKKIRHNAKGRVVTEFIKNSKDKVIIFTEYLQTLDYLAMHLQSDGIPFLTYHGGLGRWTRSITQSEFYQSDIPVLLSTESGGEGINLQFCHQVINYDLPWNPMRLEQRIGRVHRLGQEKDVHVYNLSTRNTIEEYMLDLLNEKINMFTTTVGSLEQLLYSQEASQKMEKEVLEHLLEIQTEQEKREPKSPLQRPLTPFQPSTAPLFLL